CCAGCGGCGATTGTCCGGTGTGCAGCAGCTCCAGCACTGCGTCGAGCAGGGCCGGGGCGATCATGAAGCCGTGGCGGTACAGGCCGTTGACCTCCAGCACGCGCGGCTCCCGCACGCGGATGGCCGGCAGGTTGTCGGGCAGGGTGGGGCGCAACTGCGTGGCCAGCTCCAGGATGCGCGCCTCGGCAAAGCCGGGGTGCACGGCGTAGGCGGCGGACAGCAGCTCCAGCGTCGAGCGCACGCTGGCGGGCGAGAGGTCGTCGGATTCGATCTCGGTGGCACCGATGACGAACACGCCATCCTGCTTGGGCGCGATGTAGATGGGGTAGCGCGGGTGTACCAGCCGCGTCGGGCGCTGCAATTGCACATCCGGCGCGTGCAGGCGCACGACCTCGCCGCGCACGCCGCGCAGCTCGCGCCAGTGCGCGCGCGCGCCCAGGCCCCGGCAGTCCAGCAGCAAGTCGGGCTGGCCGGCCTCGCCGGGGCGGAAATCCTGCACGTTGCGCGCGCTGTGCCAATGCACGGCCACGCCTAGCTCCTGCATGGTGGCGGCCAGGGCCGTGAGTAGCTGGCGGTTGTCCAGCTGGCCCTCGCCCGGCAGGTACAGGCCCTGGTGGAAGCGCCCGGCCACGGCTGGCTCCAGCGCGGCCAGGCGCGCGCTGTCCAGCGGCTGCATGGCCGGCAGATCGGCCACGGCGCCCTGTGTGCGCGCCAGGGTCTGCTGCAGCCGGGCGGCGTCGCCCGCGTCCTGGCGGTGCCACAGGATCAGTGTGCCATCTTGCTGAAAGAACACCGGCTTGGCCAGTTGCGCCAGCAGCCCGGGCCAGCGCGCCAGGCCATGCTGGCCCATGCGCACCACGCCCGGCTCGGTGATGGCCGACTCGGCCAGCGGCGCCAGCATGGCGGCAGCCACGCGAGCCGCGCTGCCCTCGGCATCCGGGCCGCCGATGCCGTGCATGGTGACGTGGTGGCCGGCGTGCGCCAGCTGCACGGCCAGCAGCCGCCCCATCAGGCCGGCGCCCAGGATGGTGACGGCCCTGGGGGTATCGAGCGAAGGAAGAAAATGGAAAGGAGTGAGGGTGTGCATCGCAGTCCTTCGGCCCCAGCGGGCCAATGGAACAAAACGGGCGGTGCCGCACCTGCCGAAAACTCCCCACGCCAGCATGACCTGGATCGGGTTGGAGGGTATTTCTCAGCCGTGGCCTGCGCATCTGCGCGGCGGTGGCACCCCTGTTTCGTTCGAAGCGCGGATTACAGCACAGCGCTTGCAACCTTGATGTTGATGTGGCGCAGGGCGCTGCAGGCCTCGAAGCGGCAAGTGGCAGGCCGGC
This portion of the Melaminivora jejuensis genome encodes:
- the thiO gene encoding glycine oxidase ThiO, with amino-acid sequence MHTLTPFHFLPSLDTPRAVTILGAGLMGRLLAVQLAHAGHHVTMHGIGGPDAEGSAARVAAAMLAPLAESAITEPGVVRMGQHGLARWPGLLAQLAKPVFFQQDGTLILWHRQDAGDAARLQQTLARTQGAVADLPAMQPLDSARLAALEPAVAGRFHQGLYLPGEGQLDNRQLLTALAATMQELGVAVHWHSARNVQDFRPGEAGQPDLLLDCRGLGARAHWRELRGVRGEVVRLHAPDVQLQRPTRLVHPRYPIYIAPKQDGVFVIGATEIESDDLSPASVRSTLELLSAAYAVHPGFAEARILELATQLRPTLPDNLPAIRVREPRVLEVNGLYRHGFMIAPALLDAVLELLHTGQSPLAQRFELRVQLADLHP